In a genomic window of Streptomyces noursei ATCC 11455:
- a CDS encoding helix-turn-helix domain-containing protein, which produces MTAMMRPDGELSIARYLKEPQVGPTAARIVLGAQLRRLRTGAGISREDAGRAIRGSHAKITRLERGQVGFKRQDLVDLLTLYRVLTPERRDDYFELADQANSAGWWHEYSDVLEDWFELHLGLEEAAALIRTYQVQFLPGLLQTEEYAQAVTRIGYPNAPQEKVDRLVALRMERQKLLTRTDAPRLWAVVDEAVLRRPFGGTEVMVAQLQHLLKAVQMPNVTLQIAPFSVGANAAAGAPFSILRFAEPELPDKVYLEQLTSALYLDKQESVDQYTAVMDRLCTEANTPQETADFLHRLIDQLG; this is translated from the coding sequence ATGACCGCCATGATGCGGCCGGACGGCGAGCTGTCGATAGCGCGTTACCTCAAGGAGCCGCAGGTGGGGCCCACCGCCGCGCGGATCGTGCTGGGGGCCCAGCTCCGGAGGCTGCGCACCGGTGCCGGCATCTCGCGCGAGGACGCGGGCAGGGCGATCCGTGGTTCTCACGCCAAGATCACCCGGCTCGAAAGAGGACAAGTCGGCTTCAAGAGACAGGACTTGGTCGATCTGCTGACGCTGTACCGAGTGCTCACCCCGGAGCGCCGGGACGACTACTTCGAGCTCGCGGACCAGGCCAACTCCGCCGGCTGGTGGCACGAGTACAGCGATGTCCTGGAGGACTGGTTCGAACTCCACCTCGGCCTGGAGGAAGCCGCCGCGCTGATCCGCACCTACCAGGTGCAGTTCCTGCCCGGCCTGCTCCAGACCGAGGAGTACGCCCAGGCCGTCACCCGCATCGGCTACCCCAACGCCCCACAGGAGAAGGTGGACCGGCTGGTCGCGCTGCGGATGGAGCGCCAGAAGCTGCTGACCAGGACCGATGCCCCGCGGCTGTGGGCGGTGGTGGACGAGGCCGTGCTGCGTCGGCCGTTCGGCGGCACCGAGGTGATGGTCGCCCAGCTCCAGCACCTGCTCAAGGCCGTGCAGATGCCGAACGTGACGCTGCAGATCGCGCCCTTCAGCGTGGGGGCCAACGCGGCGGCCGGCGCGCCGTTCAGCATCCTGCGGTTCGCCGAACCAGAACTGCCCGACAAGGTCTATCTGGAGCAGCTGACCAGCGCCCTGTACCTCGACAAGCAGGAGTCGGTCGACCAGTACACGGCCGTGATGGACCGGCTGTGCACCGAGGCCAACACACCACAGGAGACCGCCGACTTCCTGCACCGGCTGATCGACCAGCTCGGCTGA
- a CDS encoding DUF397 domain-containing protein: MQQFDNGVAADLIEGAVWRKSRRSAPGGDCVEVARLADGGFAVRNSRDPHGPALIYTHAELAAFVGGAKDGDFDGLLS, from the coding sequence ATGCAGCAGTTCGACAACGGCGTGGCCGCGGACCTGATCGAGGGTGCGGTCTGGAGGAAGAGCCGGCGCAGCGCGCCCGGGGGCGACTGCGTCGAGGTCGCCCGGCTCGCCGACGGCGGCTTCGCCGTCCGCAACTCCCGTGATCCGCACGGGCCGGCGCTGATCTACACCCACGCGGAGCTCGCCGCGTTCGTCGGGGGCGCCAAGGACGGCGACTTCGACGGCCTGCTGAGCTGA
- a CDS encoding SAM-dependent methyltransferase, with protein MAVPEDWMGAPPQQPIDLHTDRPHAARVYDVLLGGKTNYPADREAAEKTLAALPNAGTIARQNRAFMHRAARYLAVEAGIGQFLDIGTGIPTSPNLHEIVQATVPRARVVYADNDPIVLAHSRALHTSHPQGRTAYIQVDLGRPQEILRNRTLRETLDLTRPVALTLIAVLHWLPADCDPYAVVRELLDELAPGSFLALTYVTGDFEPEALQEVSENFEAKGSHVNARTRAEVLRFFDGLDVVDPGLTVVHRWRPDAVELGADAWSDADIPLYAGVGRKG; from the coding sequence ATGGCGGTGCCGGAGGACTGGATGGGGGCCCCGCCCCAGCAGCCGATCGATCTGCACACGGACCGGCCGCACGCCGCCCGTGTCTACGACGTGCTGCTCGGCGGCAAGACCAACTATCCGGCGGACCGGGAGGCGGCGGAGAAGACACTGGCGGCACTGCCCAACGCCGGCACCATCGCCCGCCAGAACCGCGCCTTCATGCACCGCGCCGCCCGCTATCTGGCGGTCGAGGCCGGCATCGGGCAGTTCCTGGACATCGGCACCGGCATCCCGACCTCCCCCAACCTCCACGAGATCGTCCAGGCGACCGTTCCGCGGGCCCGCGTCGTCTACGCCGACAACGACCCGATCGTGCTGGCGCATTCACGGGCCCTGCACACCAGTCACCCGCAGGGCCGGACCGCCTACATCCAGGTGGACCTCGGCCGCCCCCAGGAGATCCTGCGCAACCGGACGCTGCGGGAGACGCTCGACCTCACCCGGCCCGTGGCCCTGACGCTGATCGCCGTCCTGCACTGGCTCCCGGCGGACTGCGATCCCTACGCCGTCGTCCGGGAGCTGCTGGACGAGCTCGCCCCGGGCAGCTTCCTGGCCCTGACGTATGTCACCGGTGACTTCGAGCCGGAGGCGCTGCAGGAGGTCTCGGAGAACTTCGAGGCGAAGGGGTCCCACGTGAACGCCCGGACCAGGGCCGAGGTACTGCGCTTCTTCGACGGCCTGGACGTCGTGGACCCGGGCCTGACCGTGGTCCACCGCTGGCGCCCCGACGCCGTGGAACTGGGCGCCGACGCCTGGTCCGACGCGGACATCCCGCTCTACGCAGGGGTCGGTCGCAAGGGCTGA